The Nicotiana tomentosiformis chromosome 2, ASM39032v3, whole genome shotgun sequence genome includes the window TACATGTGGTACCAGAGGCAGTATACTCCAATTTGCCAGCGCCAGGGACATCGCCTAGCGCTGGGCTGGGCGCTGGTGGCGTGAATCCTGTCCAATTTTTcctgggacaaggttatttcgaccCTAGATACCAATAcatataaaagcaagactaagaTTATTTTTAGAGGGGGATACCACTTTGAAGGCAGAATACGCACGAGAAACATCCGGGAGCGAAGATATCTcaattttcttcatcttttcttagtattttcaattatccaacacttatgaaattgtttgctattatcatgagtggctaaaaccccatagttctggggttctgatttagccatgaatattgttgtttaatgttgacttaaccttgattataattcactaatatatggttatttcttcaattctgtgattaatttcttaattgtctggccagcatttaggttctatttactatctatgctatgattgggaaagccatgtttagattagagaagaattgaagagagcatgatcttaactcttAGGGGGgcagattcgtggttaggataggaatatacctagtcaccgtgcttaattaaatatcgtaatcttaatgcgttcttgatagattgattccataggaatataggcgttaatctatcttgaataggcgagtagtttTTCGGGAGAAGGCTATGAGATCAATTattgattaattagcaaccatgagtgaattgtatgaaagggagaattaactagaacacaataggattggtgaatcgatcacaaccctggaatatttgtctctactgaatacacaacaaccattttactgcttgataatttagttagTATATAGAAGTATAGTTTAATATAATCACATTCTTGAACTCGAATTTGGCttgactgaataacaatcttggtgaatCTAGTGGGTAGTTGAtataagtctctgtgggttcgacaatcgacttatcattttattacttgtacgaccacgtatacttgcgtgtatgtttggagcaacaagtttttggtgcCGTTTCCGGGGacttgaatattgactacttTCTAGTTTTTGCTTTCTTTATTTATTTCGTCAAGTCAAATGTTACTTGATTATTGCTCTGATCTCAGGATCGTTGATTGAATGCGTAGGGTCAGAAGCCAGGACCTACTTCAAGGATTTGACACCGAACCTGAGAGAACATTTCATAGGAGGTTGAGGAAAGTAAGGGACATGAATAATATTCAGGCACTTGTTCAATTTCCTGTGAACATGGTAGAGGAATATATGGTTGTTCAGGAGGTGGCAATGCccagcattgctaatgtcacctccaACATAGTGAAGCCCAGAATCACTGGGCACTTTGAGCTGAAACAAAGAATGATCCAGCTACTTCATGCGAATGGACAGTTTATGGGTCTTCCACATGAGGATCCACAACAGCATATCCTTAACTTcttggagattagtgatacttatatCACTAACGGGGTCACTCCAGACTATGTGAGGCTCACACTTTTTCCATTCTCTCTGTTGGGCGAAGCAAAGCGATGGCTAAAGGCAGAACCAGCTAATTCtattacatcatggaatgatttggcaaggAAATTTCTGGCAAGGTTATTCCCTTCAGGCAAAACTGCAAAGATCAGAAGTGAGATAGTTGCCTTCAAATAGAAAGCGGGAGAGTCTTTATACTCAGCTTGAGAGAGGTTCAAGGGGCTACTCAGAGACAGTCCTCATCTCAATCAGACAAACGAAGTGTTAGCCCATACTTTCATAGAAGGGCTACATACTGAAACAAAAATTGTGGTAGATGCTACAGCTAGAGGTCAAGTGTTGGAGAAAAGCTTTGACGAGATATATGCATtattgaacaaattcttcaaaagcaATCCGGATTGGCAAGGAGAAATGGGCAGACACACGGTGCAAAAATCTACAGGGTTCTCGAGTTAGATGTCGTCTCGGCATTATCAGCGCAGATTTCTACACTAACCAACCAAGTCAATCAGATGACCATGGTTATTAACAAGCAACAAGCTCAACCAGTGCGACAGGTTCAAGTGTTTTGTGAAATATGTTGAGAGAGTCACATGAGCGACTTATGCCCAGTTAATCCAGAGTTTGTCTGCTTTGTGGGTAATGCAAATAAGGGTCAGAAAAaccaatatgggaacacttataaTCCCAACTGGAGGAACCACccaaacttctcttggggtggaaatcAAGGTGCTCAAAATCAATACAAATCACAAGCACCTCAACAACAATATAGACCACCTCATACTGAACAACAGGTAATCTCAACAAGTCACATTGAGGAAATGATAAAGAAATTGATGGCTGACCAGCAAGCCCACACCGCAAAGATGATAAAGAAAGTGATGGTTGACCAGCAGGCCCAAGCCACAATAATGAGAAATTTGGAGCGCCAAGTGGGACAACTTGCCAGTGCCCAAAATACTAGACCAGTTGGAGCTCTTCCAAGTGACACTGAAGCTAATCCTAAGGTATTCATTAATGCCATGTCATTGAGGAATGGGAGACAATTAGAAGAAGTCCAGTCGAAAAAGAGAAAACATGTGACTTTTAATGAGAGGCCAGCCACTATAGAGTCAGAATCAGAAAAATCAAAGGAATCTGAGAAGCCAGCTGAAGAGGCGGTGGCTAAGCAACCTCCACCGTTGGTTGCGAGGCCACCACCTCCGTTCTCTCAAAGATTGCAGAAGGTGAAGGATAATGCCGCGTATAAAAagtttcttgatattttgaagcAGGTGCAAATTAATATTCCTTTGGTAGACATCTTGCAAGAAGTGCCCAAATATGCAAAATACATCAAGGATATAGTGGCAAATAAAAGGAGGTTGACCGAGTTCGAGACTGTGGCACTCACTGAGGAATGTATCTCAAGAATTCAAAGTAAGCTACCTTAGAAATTGAAGGATCCGggtagtttcactatccaaatCTCGATTGGTAAGCGTACAGTCGGGCGAGCCTTATGTGATCTTAGAGTGAGCATTAATTTGATGTCGCCATCAATGTTCAGACAGTTGGGGTCAGGTGAGCCACGCCAAACAACGGTAATCATACAGTTGGTTGATCGCTCCCTTGCTTatcctgaaggagtgattgaagttGTGTTAGTTCAAGTGGGTTCATTCATATTCCCTGCTGATTTCATTATCTTGGACTACGAGCTTGATCAAGAAGTCCCATTTATTTTGGGGCGTCCATTTTTAGCCACGGGCCGAGCTACTATTGATGTTTGCGAAGGAAAGATGACGATGAGAGTAGGCGATCGAGTGGAGGTATTCAATGTATATAAAGCACTCAGACTGCCAGCCCACTATGAAGAGTTATCCATGATTTCTATGGTGGAAAGTGATACTACATCATTAGTGCCTTATATGAGCCCTATAGATCCTCTTGAACGAGCTTtgattggtgatgaagaagacaGTGAAGATGAAATGATGAGAGAAATTGAGCAAGTATTTAATATGTCCTGCAGTTATGTCCATGAGTTTggaaaatttgaggagttggacaGGCCTGTCACTCTGACCCCTCCTAAGCCATCTATTGAAGAAACTCTGAAGCTAGAACTTAAGCCCCTACCAGCGCATATGCGCTATGCTTATTTGGGGAACTCTGAGACATTGCCCGTGATTATCTCATCCAGCTTGACTAACACACAAGAAGAAAAATTACTCAAAGTCCTTCGCGAGCATaaaaaggctattgggtggacaattGTTGACATCAAAGGAATCAGTCCATCGTTTTGCATACATAAAATCTTCTTGGAAGATGGACACTGCCCTAGTGTTGAGCAGCAAAGGAGGTTAAATCCCATTATGAAAGAGGTCGTGAAGAAGGAAGTAATCAAGTTACTCGATGCAGGTATCATCTTTTCTATTTCTGACAGCAACTGGGTAAGCCCAATTCAATGTGTGCCCCaaaaggggggatgactgtaattgagaatgagaaaaatgagctaaTTCCTACTCGCACTGTGACGGGGTGGAGAGTctgcattgattatagaaggcTCAACAAAGCAACCCGCAAGAACCACGTTCCACttccattcattgaccaaatgttggatagattagcggggcatgaatattattgcttccttgatggtTATTCGGGATACAATCAGATTGTAATATGCCCACAGAATCAGGAGAAGACCACTTTTACTTATCCTTATGGCACTTTTGCCTTCAAGCGAAtgtcgtttggcctttgtaatGAACCAGCTACTTTCCAGAGGtgcatgatggctattttcaccgatatggtggaaagATTTGTAAaagtttttatggatgatttttcagtctttgggtcttcttatgatgattgtttgaagaatttgagcaaGGTGTTAGCCCATTGTGAAGAAACAAATCTGGTattgaattgggagaagtgtcactttgtAATGCACTTCTATTGAATAGGCGGTTGAAAAATTACCTTCACCTAttaaagatttttctaaaattgctACTCCTTTGTGCAGGTTGCTTGAAAAAAATGTAACTTTCAATTTTGATGATGCCTGCCTTATAGCGTTTGAAGAACTCAAAAACAAGTTGGTGGTTGCTCCCATTATTGTGGCATCAGATTGGTCCTTACCATTTGAACTTATGTGTGATGTGAGTGACCATGCTATTGGGGCAGTGCTAGGCCAGAGGAAAGACAATATGTTTTATTccatctactatgctagtaagactcTTGATGATGCACAGCTGAATTACACCACCACTGAAAAGGAGTTGTTAGCCGTTGTGTGGGCCTTTGAGAAATTCCGGGCATACTTGGTGGGAACAAAAATCATAGTCCATACCGATCATACAACAATCAGGTATTTATTAACAAAAAAAGAATCCAAGGCTAGATTGATGCACTGGGTTTTGTTGTTGCGGGAATTTGATATAGAAATACAAGATCGAAAGGGCACAGAGAACCAAGTAGCTGACCATCTATCAAGGCTGGAAAATCATGACCACGTGGAGGAGGGTGGCCAAATTAAAGAAGTATTTCCTGACGAGCAACTTTTTGCTATCACCCAAGACCCTCCCCCATGATACGCAGACTATgtaaattatcttgtgagtggggtACTTCCTCCTGAAATTGAATTTGAAGCTAGAAAGAGGTTTCTACATGATGTGAACttctactattgggatgagccatatttGTACAAGCAATGTGCTGATCAGTTGATGAGGAGATGCATTCCAGAAAAGGAGGCAGAATTAGTATTGTATGCTTGTCATGCATCACCTTATGGGGGCCATCATGGAGGGGATAGAACAGCTGCAAAGGTATTACAATCCGGTTTCTTTTGGCCAACTTTATTCAAGAATGCCAATGCATTTGTTAAGAAGTGTGACCAATGTCAGAGAATAGGAACAATCACTATGAGGCATGAGATGCCTTTGAATAACATCCTGGAGGTTGAGATTTTTGATGTATGGGGGatagattttatgggaccattcccattgtCCAGAGGAAACAAATACATTTTGCTAGTAGTTCACTACgtgtcaaaatgggtagaggcgatcGCATTGTCAATAAATAATGCCATGGTGGTAGCTGCGTTTGTGAAAAAGAACATATTTTCGAGATTTGGGACTCCATTTGCATTGATAAGTGATGAAGGGACGCATTTTTGCAATCGATTGTTGAATAACCTTCTAGCTAAATATGGGGTCCGCCATAGAGTTATGACAGCGTATCATCCTCAAACGAGTAGACAAGCTGAGGTGTCGAACAGAGAAATAAAGCAAATTTTAGAGAAGACAGTGAGTGCGAATAGGAAGGATTGGGCtgcaaagttagatgatgccttgTGGGCATATAGAACTGCATACAAAATGCCAATTGGGGCGTCGTCGTATAAGCTTGTTCATGGAAAGGCATGTCACTTGCATGTtgaacttgaacacaaagcatactGGGCCATTAAAAAGTTAAATATGGACCTTGACGTCGCGGGTGAGAAAAGACTCCTGTagttgaatgaattagatgagttcAGGCTGCACTCTTATAAAAATGCTAAGCTATATAAAGAGAAGACTAAAAGAAGGCATGACAAGCGTATCAAGCCACGTCACTTCGAGCCAGGCCAACAGgtattattgttcaattctagACTAAGGCTATTTTTTGGGAAGTTAAAATCGAGATGGTCAGGCCCTTTTGAGGTGGTGAGAGTCACTCCTTATGGTGCAATTGAGCTGCGAGCTTTAAATGGTGAAAGAAAATTTATGGTGAATGGACAAAGAGTCAAGCACTATTGGAGAGGAAACATTGATCGTGCGAAGACCAAAGTTGTACTCGCAGATGAGTAAGCGAGGCCctgtgtcgtgccgcgacgttaaatcaagcgcttgttgggaggcaacccaatttttattgTTTTTATAGTTTAGTTTCTTAAAGTTTTTTAGTTAGAGTAAAGTAGAGTTGCATTTTCTTTGTAGGCATAGAAATTATAAGTAGAATAGTGTAGGACATGTAAATTAGGTATATAAAAGGCTCGGGGAATCGGGatgttatataaaaataaaaataaaaaaagaaaaatttctcGAAAATAGCACTCAGGCCAGCGCCTAGCGCTGCCTAGGGCGCTACAAGCAGAATGTGCAAGATCCCCCAACGCCAGGCATAGCGCTGAGCGCTGGGCTGGGGGGTGTccgatatttttttattattatttattttcgttTTTGTTTACTAAATAACCCAAATCCATTTAACCCAACCCAAATACCCATCTACACTAACATTATAACCCATCTTACTACCCATACCCATCCCCAACTTAACTTAAACCATAACCCAATTAAACACAAAAACCCAAATTCAAAATCAGAAACAAAAACGaacgctctctctctctctgttctGCCACGACGTCTTCTTCTCTTTTCTCAAGTTTTCTCAAGTTTGTCTCTTGCTCTCATCCTAAACTCTACAGgtatgtttttcttcttcttcttcttcctcttttttttttgtgttttaattGGTAGATAACAATGTACATCCCATCTCTCAAGTACACTAATCCTCAAATTTTCCCCTATGTAGTTCTTAAGAAATTTTTATGGTGGGTGGTCCACATTGGTCGAAAATTATTTGGTTGTCTTGTATACGGAGTAGTAAACTAAAATTCCCTCTACTTTATTGAAATCTGGGAGGGCCACCATGTTCCACCATTGTTGAACTAGAATGCACACACTTTATGCTCACAAGATGTTTGTTAAAATGTTTGAATGAAGATTTTGGTGTACCAGtaaagtctgagtaaccgagtaTATTTGTGTATGCATTTGGGCTAAGTGTGGGGTGTGTGGGGATGCGTTTACATGCTAGGGAGCTTGACTTCGATGCAAACATGTTCCTATACCATGTATCTTATATAATGTATGTTGTAGAATTTTGTAAATTTAGCTAATTTAGTGTAGTTGTAGTAGTGGTAAGAAGGGAAGTAACATATGCCTCTTGCTTACATTAAGGTGAATTCACTAAGCCATGATCAATCACTTGCATGTATGGCATTGATTAGTGCCTTTTAACTATTATGTGGCATGGGGAAGTCTTGAGTACCCATAGCTTTGGAGTGCAACACTTGAGCATTTTAGACCAAAGTTGTGAAGTATTGTACATTGCGCCTTCGGTTGTAAGTGTGGGGTCAGTGATGACTTGCGCGATAACCTTAGGCATACTTCTTGATGAGTTCTCACATTCATGCTTATTTGTGTGCAGGATATTATGGCTTGTGATAATACTTACAAAGGCAAGGGAATAGGAAAGTCCTACACTACTGCCCCCGCGTCGAAAAACCGCAAGCAGGGAGAAGGCTCTTCGCGGCAAGCAAAAGGGAAACAGGTTGTTGAGGCATCACAGCATGCTCAATTGCCACCAAGGCCTCGGTTGAAACTGGTATCTGATGCAGCTATTGCATGGCACAGTGATTTCGTGCCATATGGGTGGTATGTCTCCGAGATGGGGATAAATGTCAAAGCTTTAGAACGAAACTTCGCGGATGTCCTTGGCTGATTACGCGCATTAAATATGGACAAACTCCTAGAATGCCCTGGGCATATAAATTTGAGCATGGTTCGGGAGTTGTACGCTAACTGGGATTACAAATCGTCTATGTCATATGTACGTGGGAAGGATATGCCATTGGATAGGAGGGCCTTATGTAAGTTTTTAGGGGTTGAGAATGCTGACCCGAGGAGACTCCAGAAATTTGTGAGAAGCCCAAAATACACATTGATACATCACACTCTGTGTGGCGTGGATTCAAATGCCAAGTGAACCAAGAAGTAAGGTGAGATTCACAATCACTTGGTTTGCTCTGATTTTAACAAGACTGCCAAAGTGTGGCAGAATTTTGTGCAAGCCAGACTCATGCCAATGGAGCACATCAGCGACTGCACTTGAGCTAGAGTGTGTGTCATATTCTTTTTGATGAATGTCAAACCCACTAATTTGGGTGAGATTATGCTCGGTGAGATGGACCGCACGAGATTTAGGCGGCAGATTAAGAGGTTCTTCTTCGGCAACGTACTAATACAATACATGCTCTCCCGGGAAGTACCGGAATATCCAGGCTATGATGAGGTGGTGGAGGCACCTACAGGGTTATTGGACATCACATCATTGTTGGAGACGTCATCTAAGCTCACTCCGGCAGCAAGGAATGAACGAGACGAGAACTTCAACAGGTACCtctataactctttgaatttacTCATGAGCAGGGCTGGTATCACAGACGAGGAGCGTATGCACTTACGCAATGACCTGTCAAGTTCGTCCAAGGAGATGTTGGGGATTAAACCTGGCATCCCCGTTCATTCGTCGGAGGATGTAAACACTATCAAAGGCTCAGACACAGAGGACGAGGTTGATAATGATGCTACGGGACCCATGGCTTTGGTATCTCTAGGACCGGATGATGATTTGCACGGATCTGCTGATGGAGGGCACGCAGAGGAGGAGGACTCCGACTGACAGGGAGTTTTCTTTCTACCCTACTCTGTTTTACATTTTTATATGCATCGAGGACTATGCatagactaagtgtggggtgggaggaATACTACATGTGATGTAGTTATATATcttatatcaatttattttaatttgtttATTTTATTAGTACTACTGAGTCTAGTGTTAGTTTAGtttgttttagaaaaaaaaaacaaaagaaaaaaatatatataaaaatacaaaaaaaatgagaaaaagcgaggacttttcccaacgatggatcttttgaacaattttcttgagggataaaGTCCGAGAAAAAACatcaaaaagttttttttttaggAGAGTTtggtagtatcccttggtttttctttgggcgccggttcttttccaagggtgtagctcaaACCGggtactttatttttttttaggagtagtatAGGAAGAAACTGAGTTGCTCGGAGCTACCTAGTGACATGTTTGGTGCTGGCACATTAGGCTATGACATACATTCTATCGTTCCGTGTATTTGTTTTGAATTGTGATGTCTAAGTAAAGTAAATAGCCTATTTTGTGACGCCTTGTCACAGTTGTTTAACTTGTATGCCACATAGTATAATATTGTTTAATTTTTCTCAATTATgtgtgcttgcttgacttgagagttgaacaaaATCGTCgtgattgagtcatgtgcaatgtgtgtgtgaggatttgtgatattctgtgctatcttgtgtagtctataacttgccccgtgtgttaatcAAAGCGAAATTGTAAGTTGTGCCAATCTAGGAGATGACGTACGCATTTTCTTGCTTGATCATAGATGTGCTTgtcacataaaaataaaattttccgttGTTAGCCCCTTTGAGCTTATAGACCTTTtttttggcacccacattacaagccatacccatattttgttcttaatttgagattgttgaacctttacctcctaaggaacttagtcgctaaaagaagtaaggttaGAGATTAGGAaggagcttttgagtggaaccatggaagggcctTTTGGTGCACAAAAATTGATATCAAAAGTCACTAGCCAATGAACTTTAATGCATGGAGTGTGtgtagaaaaaaaaaaagagagaaagaaaaaaagaaaaattgtaagaaaataaaaaaatgataGTTAAAGTATGAAGAAAAATACACACCTCAAATTCTTATTAATTTGTGCTAGTGGGAGTATAGAAGTGCTTAATAAAAGTAAGGGCTATGTTGCATATAGTTTGTGGCAAGTGATTTGATTGAGGAGAATATGTGTTTGaattgtgagtgtagtgtattaaagtgcttagaagGGTTAGTCATTATTTCTGaatgtatcatacccgtcccttagcctacattacaaacttaaagtcctaattggtcctagatttggctagcttaaattagtagagatatatattacgggcaagcttatggtacgaccacgggatgcatacgaattctttgtgagagtgagcgaatttttgctcaattgtgtgatgtcctttaTCTATATTCAAAAGCACatttgaatgtgtggactagTCTATTTTCACTCTTTTGTTTGTTGGTGAGTTCACATGATCTCATGAATGATTGGTAATGTTGTAAACTTTCTCGTTGGGCGGtactctagtggtaagcaccatccacttccaaccaagaggttgtgagtttaagtcaccccaagagtaaggtggagagttcttggagggagggagccgggggtctatcgaaaacagcctctctaccctagggtaggggtaaggtctgcatacacactaccctccccagaccccactagtgggattatactgggttgttgttgttgttgttgttattgttgtttctcGTTGGGCGTGTATGTGAGTTGAGGGTGCTTAGTGGTTACAAGTCGGCTTTTGAGGTTGGGTAGTGACAAATAGGTTGTTGGAATTGATTGAATTGAAATGTTATACTTGGGCATGCTtaaacgggaagaatgtgaaattttgtaTGTTCATGCTTGTGTGCCGGTATTGATCATAGTCAAGGGTAGAGTGTATGGGAGACTTGTACGTAGTTGGAGGGTTATTTAATTGTCCCATTTCTCGAGGACGAGAAAGAGTCTAAGTGTAGGGTGTTGATGTTtggcttaaagtatatatatttatatgtatatcgcctcatcTTTTACTTTTGTTTCGTGTATTTAGGATGTAAAATGTGTTGATTTATATTAATTTGAGGTGTTTTTATGTGTAAGAATGATCCGGGAGCAATTGGGGGCgaaaggtgcgagattagagccaaaacggacgaaaaaacaaaaaaagagaatTTCTAGCGCCACAGACAGTGCCTAGCGCTGCCTATGGCGCCAGAGGCAGTATACTCCAATTTGCTAGCGCCAGCGACAGCGCCTAGTGCTGGGCTGGGTGCTGGTGGCATGAATCCTGTCCAATTTTGCTTGGCACAGGGTTATTTTGGCCCTAGATCTACCCAACAcatataaaagcaagactaagctTATTTTTAGGGGGACAACACTTTGAAGGGAGAATACACTCGAGAAACATCCGGGAGCGAAGAGATCTcaattttcttcatcttttcttagtattttcaattatccaacacttatgaaattgtttgttattatcatgagtggctaaaaacccatagttctggggttctgatttagccatgaatattgttgtttaatgttaacttaaccttgattataattcactaatatatggttgtttcttcaattctgtgattaattgcttaattgtctggccagcatttaggttctatttactatctattcTATGattgggaaagccatgtttagattagagaagaattgaagagagcatgatcttaactcttAGGGGgcagatttgtggttaggataggaatatacctagtcaccgtgtttaattaaatatcgtaatcttaatgtgttcttgatagattgattccataggaatataggtgtTAATCtatcttgaataggcgagtagtttTTCGGGAGAAGGCTATGAGATCAAttatcgattaattagcaaccatgagtgaattgtatgaaagggagaattaactagaacacaataggattggtgaatcgatcacaaccctggaatatttgtctctactgaatacacaacaaccattttactgcttgataatttagttagTATATAGAAGTATAGTTTAATATAATCACATTCTTGAACTCGCATTTGGCttgactgaataacaatcttggtgaatctagtgggtagttgatacaagtctctgtgggttcgacaatcgacttatcattttattacttgtacgaccacgtatacttgcgtgtgcgtttgg containing:
- the LOC138905617 gene encoding uncharacterized protein; this translates as MSDLCPVNPEFVCFVGNANKGQKNQYGNTYNPNWRNHPNFSWGGNQGAQNQYKSQAPQQQYRPPHTEQQVISTSHIEEMIKKLMADQQAHTAKMIKKVMVDQQAQATIMRNLERQVGQLASAQNTRPVGALPSDTEANPKVFINAMSLRNGRQLEEVQSKKRKHVTFNERPATIESESEKSKESEKPAEEAVAKQPPPLVARPPPPFSQRLQKVKDNAAYKKFLDILKQVQINIPLVDILQEVPKYAKYIKDIVANKRRLTEFETVALTEECISRIQSKLP